The following are encoded together in the Bacillus sp. V2I10 genome:
- the clpC gene encoding ATP-dependent protease ATP-binding subunit ClpC: MMFGRFTERAQKVLALAQEEAVRLGHNNIGTEHILLGLVREGEGIAAKALTALGLGSDKIQKEVESLIGRGQEISQTIHYTPRAKKVIELSMDEARKLGHSYVGTEHILLGLIREGEGVAARVLNNLGVSLNKARQQVLQLLGSNESGSGHQGGSMNNANTPTLDSLARDLTAIAREGSLDPVIGRSKEIQRVIEVLSRRTKNNPVLIGEPGVGKTAIAEGLAQQIVNNEVPEILRDKRVMTLDMGTVVAGTKYRGEFEDRLKKVMDEIRQAGNIILFIDELHTLIGAGGAEGAIDASNILKPSLARGELQCIGATTLDEYRKYIEKDAALERRFQPIQVDEPTAEESILILKGLRDRYEAHHRVSITDEAIDAAVKLSDRYISDRFLPDKAIDLIDEAGSKVRLRSFTTPPNLKELEMKLEEVRKEKDASVQSQEFEKAASLRDTEQRLREQLEETKKTWKEKQGQENSEVTVEDIAMVVASWTGIPVSRLAQKETDKLLNMEQILHNRVIGQDEAVVAVAKAVRRARAGLKDPKRPIGSFVFLGPTGVGKTELARALAESIFGDEDSMIRIDMSEYMEKHSTSRLVGSPPGYVGYEEGGQLTEKVRRKPYSVVLLDEIEKAHPDVFNILLQVLEDGRLTDSKGRTVDFRNTILIMTSNVGASELKRNKYVGFNVQDEAQDYKDMKGKVMSELKKAFRPEFLNRIDEIIVFHSLEKKHIKEIVTLMADQLMKRLAEQDLVLELTDAAQDKIADEGFDPEYGARPLRRAIQKHVEDRLSEELLKGTIEKGQKVVLDVTDGEFIVKGSEAEAEKIK, encoded by the coding sequence ATGATGTTTGGAAGATTCACTGAGCGGGCTCAAAAAGTTCTTGCACTAGCACAAGAGGAAGCAGTTCGACTGGGACATAATAATATCGGCACTGAGCATATTCTTCTCGGTCTTGTACGCGAAGGCGAAGGAATTGCTGCAAAAGCACTGACAGCACTTGGCCTTGGTTCAGATAAAATTCAAAAAGAAGTAGAGAGCCTAATCGGGAGAGGACAAGAAATTTCTCAAACGATTCACTATACTCCGCGGGCGAAGAAAGTCATCGAGCTTTCAATGGATGAAGCAAGAAAGCTTGGTCATTCTTACGTTGGCACTGAGCATATCCTTTTAGGTCTTATCCGTGAAGGTGAAGGTGTAGCAGCAAGAGTTCTGAACAATCTTGGAGTAAGTTTAAATAAAGCACGCCAGCAAGTTCTTCAGCTTTTGGGCAGCAATGAATCAGGCTCGGGGCATCAGGGCGGCTCAATGAACAATGCCAATACACCGACCCTTGACAGTCTTGCACGCGACTTGACTGCCATTGCACGTGAAGGCAGCTTAGACCCTGTAATCGGCAGAAGCAAAGAGATTCAGAGGGTCATTGAGGTACTGAGCCGCAGAACGAAAAACAATCCTGTCTTAATCGGGGAGCCTGGAGTAGGTAAAACGGCAATCGCTGAAGGATTGGCTCAGCAAATCGTCAATAATGAAGTTCCTGAAATTCTCCGTGATAAACGAGTGATGACACTAGATATGGGAACTGTTGTAGCAGGAACGAAATACCGCGGTGAGTTTGAGGACCGTCTTAAGAAAGTGATGGACGAAATTCGCCAGGCAGGCAACATTATTTTATTCATTGATGAATTGCATACGTTAATTGGAGCTGGAGGCGCAGAGGGCGCAATCGACGCTTCAAATATTCTTAAGCCATCACTTGCAAGAGGTGAATTGCAGTGTATTGGAGCAACAACTCTTGATGAGTACCGCAAATATATTGAAAAAGATGCTGCTTTGGAACGACGCTTCCAGCCAATCCAGGTTGATGAGCCTACAGCTGAAGAAAGCATCCTGATTTTAAAAGGGCTTCGCGACCGCTATGAGGCTCACCACAGAGTATCCATTACAGATGAAGCGATCGATGCTGCAGTAAAACTTTCAGACCGTTACATTTCCGATCGGTTCTTACCAGATAAGGCGATCGATTTGATTGATGAGGCAGGTTCAAAAGTGCGCCTTCGTTCATTCACAACTCCTCCAAACTTAAAAGAGCTTGAAATGAAGCTTGAAGAAGTACGGAAAGAAAAGGATGCATCTGTTCAGAGCCAGGAGTTTGAAAAGGCAGCTTCATTGCGCGATACAGAACAGCGTCTTCGTGAACAGCTTGAAGAAACGAAGAAAACATGGAAAGAAAAACAAGGTCAGGAAAACTCCGAGGTCACAGTTGAGGATATTGCCATGGTTGTGGCAAGCTGGACTGGAATACCTGTATCACGACTTGCTCAAAAAGAAACAGATAAACTTCTGAACATGGAACAAATCCTTCATAACCGTGTAATTGGCCAAGATGAGGCTGTTGTTGCAGTTGCGAAAGCAGTACGCCGTGCAAGAGCAGGCTTAAAGGATCCAAAGCGCCCAATCGGTTCTTTCGTTTTCTTGGGACCTACTGGAGTAGGGAAAACAGAGCTTGCACGTGCACTTGCTGAATCTATTTTTGGTGACGAAGATTCGATGATCCGCATTGATATGTCTGAGTATATGGAGAAGCATTCTACATCCAGACTTGTCGGTTCGCCTCCAGGGTATGTCGGCTATGAGGAAGGCGGACAACTGACAGAGAAAGTTCGCAGAAAGCCTTACTCAGTTGTACTTCTTGATGAGATTGAAAAAGCACATCCGGATGTCTTTAACATTCTCCTTCAAGTTTTAGAGGATGGACGTTTAACAGATTCTAAAGGAAGAACGGTTGATTTCAGAAATACGATTTTAATCATGACTTCAAATGTTGGAGCGAGCGAGCTTAAACGCAACAAATACGTTGGCTTCAATGTACAGGACGAAGCGCAGGATTATAAAGATATGAAAGGCAAGGTAATGAGTGAACTCAAAAAAGCATTCAGACCTGAGTTCTTAAACCGTATTGATGAAATCATCGTGTTCCATTCTCTTGAGAAGAAGCACATTAAAGAAATCGTAACGCTGATGGCGGATCAGTTGATGAAACGTCTAGCAGAGCAGGATCTAGTTCTTGAGCTGACGGATGCCGCTCAGGATAAAATTGCAGATGAAGGATTTGATCCTGAATACGGTGCCCGTCCTCTAAGAAGAGCCATTCAAAAGCATGTAGAAGATCGTCTGTCAGAAGAACTGCTGAAAGGCACAATCGAGAAAGGCCAAAAAGTCGTACTTGATGTAACGGACGGAGAATTTATCGTAAAAGGCTCTGAGGCAGAAGCAGAGAAAATAAAATAA
- a CDS encoding protein arginine kinase, with protein MSLQQFINQAMSAWMSKEGPDSDIVLSSRVRLARNIEKYKFPTIASNEESQEILSLFEETFSDKSVNEIGKLEMLRMEDLLPIQKRVLVEKHLISPNLAEDSSFGGCLLSENEEVSIMLNEEDHIRIQCLYPGLQLKEALKSASGLDDWMEHAVDYAFDEQRGYLTSCPTNVGTGLRASVMMHLPALVLTQQMNRIIPAINQLGLVVRGIYGEGSEALGNIFQISNQITLGKSEDDIVEDLLSVVHQLIDKERSAREALYKTSQIPLEDRVFRSLGTLTYSRIIESKEAAKCLSDVRLGIDLNIIKDISRNILNELMILTQPGFLQQYSGGALRPDERDIRRASLIRERLNLEMVRRMEDDEV; from the coding sequence ATGTCACTCCAGCAATTTATCAATCAGGCAATGAGCGCCTGGATGAGCAAGGAAGGACCTGATTCTGACATTGTTCTCAGCAGCAGGGTCAGGCTTGCAAGAAATATTGAGAAATATAAGTTTCCAACAATTGCGTCAAACGAAGAATCGCAGGAAATTTTATCCCTTTTTGAAGAAACTTTTTCGGATAAAAGTGTGAATGAAATTGGCAAGCTTGAAATGCTCAGGATGGAAGATCTGCTGCCCATTCAAAAAAGGGTTTTAGTTGAAAAACATTTAATTAGTCCGAATTTAGCGGAAGATTCTTCTTTTGGAGGATGTTTATTATCAGAAAATGAAGAAGTCAGCATTATGCTGAATGAAGAGGATCATATTCGAATTCAATGTTTATATCCAGGCCTTCAGCTGAAAGAAGCATTAAAATCAGCAAGCGGGCTGGACGATTGGATGGAACACGCTGTAGATTACGCATTTGACGAGCAGAGAGGATACTTAACAAGCTGTCCGACGAATGTCGGAACAGGCCTTAGAGCATCTGTTATGATGCACTTGCCTGCACTTGTCCTGACACAGCAGATGAACCGGATTATTCCGGCAATTAATCAATTAGGTCTGGTTGTTAGAGGAATTTACGGGGAAGGCAGCGAAGCATTAGGTAACATCTTTCAGATTTCAAATCAGATTACACTGGGGAAGTCTGAAGACGATATAGTAGAGGATTTGCTGAGTGTTGTCCATCAGCTGATTGACAAAGAGCGTTCTGCACGCGAAGCCTTATATAAAACGTCGCAGATACCGCTTGAAGACCGTGTGTTCAGATCTCTCGGCACTCTGACATACAGCCGTATAATCGAGTCTAAAGAAGCCGCCAAATGTTTATCAGATGTCAGGCTGGGAATAGACTTAAATATTATTAAAGACATTTCCAGAAACATATTAAATGAGTTAATGATTTTAACTCAGCCTGGTTTTCTGCAGCAGTATTCGGGCGGGGCTTTAAGACCGGATGAACGGGATATAAGAAGAGCTTCCTTAATAAGAGAAAGATTAAACCTAGAAATGGTCAGAAGGATGGAGGATGATGAAGTATGA
- a CDS encoding UvrB/UvrC motif-containing protein translates to MICQDCNERPATFHFTKVVNGEKTEIHICEQCAQDNSSMFIDNSTGFSINNLLAGLLNMEPSISKTKQDVFKKNEVLQCSRCQMTYQQFTKVGRFGCSECYRTFNDQINPILRRVHSGNTVHAGKIPERIGGSIHVRKRIELLKQNLKDLIQQEEFEKAAETRDEIRSLELKLKSSRGGES, encoded by the coding sequence TTGATTTGCCAGGATTGCAATGAAAGGCCGGCAACTTTTCATTTTACAAAAGTAGTGAACGGCGAAAAGACAGAGATTCATATTTGTGAACAATGTGCACAGGATAACAGTTCGATGTTTATAGACAACAGTACTGGTTTTTCAATCAATAACTTATTAGCAGGTTTATTAAATATGGAACCTTCTATTTCAAAAACTAAACAGGATGTTTTTAAGAAAAATGAAGTTTTGCAGTGCAGCAGATGTCAGATGACATATCAGCAGTTTACAAAAGTCGGCCGTTTTGGCTGTTCGGAGTGCTATCGGACTTTTAATGATCAGATAAATCCTATTTTAAGAAGGGTCCATAGCGGAAACACTGTTCATGCGGGTAAAATTCCTGAACGAATTGGCGGTAGCATTCACGTCCGCAAACGAATAGAGTTATTAAAACAGAATCTTAAGGATTTGATACAGCAAGAAGAATTTGAAAAAGCTGCTGAGACTCGAGATGAAATCCGTTCGCTTGAACTGAAATTAAAAAGTTCCAGAGGAGGAGAATCCTGA
- a CDS encoding CtsR family transcriptional regulator, protein MRNISDVIEQYLKQVLTTSGKEIVEIKRSEIADKFQCVPSQINYVINTRFTIERGYIVESKRGGGGYIRIIKVKSNDAAHLIDQILGIIDRRISQTAAEDLILRLVNEEVISRREAKIMLSVIDRSVLYIDLPHRDELRARMIKAMLTSLKYR, encoded by the coding sequence GTGCGGAATATTTCGGATGTCATTGAACAGTATTTGAAGCAGGTGCTTACTACGAGCGGCAAAGAAATCGTTGAAATCAAAAGAAGCGAGATTGCGGATAAGTTTCAATGTGTGCCCTCACAAATAAATTATGTGATTAATACGCGTTTTACTATTGAAAGAGGGTATATAGTAGAGAGCAAGAGAGGCGGCGGAGGCTACATTCGTATCATTAAGGTGAAATCGAATGATGCTGCCCACTTAATTGATCAGATATTGGGAATTATCGATAGACGGATTTCGCAAACCGCTGCTGAAGATCTTATTTTAAGGCTGGTTAATGAAGAAGTGATTTCAAGACGTGAAGCGAAGATTATGTTGAGTGTAATTGACCGTTCCGTCTTATATATTGATTTGCCGCATAGAGACGAGTTAAGGGCAAGGATGATAAAAGCTATGCTGACTTCCTTGAAATACCGATGA